Proteins from a genomic interval of Nitrospiria bacterium:
- the msrA gene encoding peptide-methionine (S)-S-oxide reductase MsrA, with product MSSEKISTDRELATLGGGCFWCLEPIFQDLKGVYSVESGYSGGKTEDPTYEQVCSENTGHAEVIQVSFNPQMISYKDILEVFFVIHDPTTLNRQGADAGTQYRSVIFYHHSEQKEVAEQVIQEMESAQIWDGKIVTELTPFSIFYRGEDYHQNYFKTNPHQPYCMAVIVPKVSKFRKHHLSRLLKS from the coding sequence ATGAGTTCTGAAAAAATATCAACCGACCGAGAGTTAGCAACCCTGGGAGGAGGATGCTTCTGGTGCTTGGAGCCTATTTTTCAAGATCTGAAGGGTGTGTATTCTGTTGAATCGGGTTATTCAGGAGGAAAAACGGAAGATCCTACCTATGAGCAGGTTTGCTCCGAGAATACCGGCCATGCAGAGGTCATTCAGGTGTCCTTTAACCCCCAAATGATTTCCTATAAGGACATTTTAGAAGTTTTTTTTGTGATTCATGATCCGACCACCTTAAACCGCCAAGGGGCAGATGCGGGAACACAATACCGTTCGGTCATTTTCTATCACCACTCCGAACAAAAGGAAGTTGCGGAACAGGTTATTCAAGAAATGGAGTCAGCTCAGATTTGGGATGGGAAGATTGTAACGGAGCTAACACCGTTTTCCATTTTCTATCGGGGAGAGGATTATCATCAGAACTATTTTAAAACAAATCCGCACCAGCCCTACTGCATGGCGGTCATTGTCCCCAAGGTTTCTAAATTCCGCAAACATCACCTTTCCAGATTGTTGAAATCATAA
- a CDS encoding HAD-IA family hydrolase, whose product MICIDLDGTLEDSRSDMVAAVQRVRENLRLSFRSDGDIRPFVNKGMDQLYHSCFDDYIQDNHSRFAEVRGRYESDYIAHVAVETQLYPGIKSALRDLKDLGSITVVTNKPEKISRQLLEALGIDLYISDVIGGDTLPKTKPDPLVLETAAHRCDFQKSIDGCFMIGDTDADIKMGKAFGCKTIWCQWGYLDRPKEKPDFIAEKPAQLPHIVRSTLKNELPHH is encoded by the coding sequence ATGATTTGTATTGATTTGGATGGTACGCTGGAGGATAGCCGGTCCGATATGGTGGCCGCGGTCCAAAGGGTTCGAGAGAACTTAAGGCTTTCTTTCCGGTCCGATGGCGATATTCGTCCTTTTGTGAATAAGGGGATGGATCAGCTTTACCATTCCTGTTTTGACGATTATATTCAGGATAATCATTCCCGGTTTGCTGAGGTTCGTGGGCGGTATGAATCGGATTATATTGCACACGTGGCCGTGGAGACACAGCTTTATCCCGGAATTAAATCTGCGCTACGAGATTTAAAAGATTTGGGGTCAATCACTGTGGTCACCAACAAACCGGAAAAAATTTCCCGTCAATTACTCGAAGCGTTAGGGATAGATTTGTATATATCCGATGTAATCGGTGGTGATACACTTCCCAAAACCAAACCTGACCCTCTTGTTCTAGAAACGGCAGCCCATCGATGTGATTTTCAAAAATCAATTGACGGTTGTTTTATGATTGGGGATACGGATGCTGATATAAAAATGGGGAAGGCCTTTGGTTGTAAAACCATCTGGTGCCAATGGGGGTATCTGGATCGTCCCAAGGAAAAACCCGATTTTATTGCGGAGAAACCGGCGCAACTACCCCATATTGTTCGTTCTACTTTGAAAAATGAATTACCCCATCATTAA
- a CDS encoding AraC family ligand binding domain-containing protein: MQLAKMVTFPNGVKLMKWGRKEEPTAESVAEEMKRFGYTVYDLQTVDPWFERSRHAHDEPEIRAAVSGAITFHFDEFPITIEGGDILLIPGGLAHEVIGHNSNPFSAFKGSLSGERKVTEQGDAKGSVEDLARKAPASGKQ, from the coding sequence ATGCAATTGGCTAAAATGGTAACCTTCCCCAACGGGGTAAAACTTATGAAATGGGGCCGAAAAGAGGAACCCACTGCTGAATCTGTGGCTGAGGAAATGAAACGGTTTGGATATACGGTATACGATCTTCAAACCGTTGATCCGTGGTTTGAGCGGAGCCGGCATGCCCATGATGAACCGGAAATCCGGGCTGCGGTTTCGGGGGCAATAACCTTTCATTTTGATGAATTCCCCATAACCATTGAAGGTGGAGATATCCTTCTTATTCCGGGGGGGCTTGCCCATGAAGTGATCGGTCACAATTCCAACCCTTTTTCCGCCTTTAAGGGATCGTTAAGCGGGGAGAGAAAGGTGACTGAACAGGGTGACGCAAAAGGGAGTGTGGAGGATTTGGCCAGAAAGGCACCGGCATCCGGAAAACAGTGA
- a CDS encoding 4-phosphoerythronate dehydrogenase — MFIVADENIPLVKEFFSDLGDVTLLPGREISSGGVKRCDVLLVRSITPVNQELLESSAVQFVGTATTGVDHVDRDYLEAKGIGFADSAGCNTQSVVEYVLSVLFLLSEKFEFAFQDQTVGIIGSGRIGGKLRSCLEEIGVQCGAYDPWLEDRGVEGLCSLEEALSADVISLHPSLTQLKPHPSFHLINQARLKQMKTGAILINTSRGPVVDNTALINRLQETSLVTVLDVWENEPLITPELLDQVEIATPHIAGYSLDGKLKGTEMIYQSVCKFFKLEPKHSLGDWVPAAPLRKLEFNPTTSVQEIIQTAIRSCYNIYRDDWALRRTKRLDDSPRIKAFDNLRKNYPVRREFHHTQIDLGVADHPAKKVLKVLGFQL, encoded by the coding sequence ATGTTTATTGTGGCAGATGAAAATATTCCCTTGGTGAAGGAATTCTTCTCTGATCTGGGAGACGTAACTTTGTTGCCCGGTCGGGAAATTTCCTCTGGTGGTGTGAAGAGGTGTGATGTTTTGTTGGTCAGGTCTATTACCCCTGTGAATCAAGAGCTTTTGGAGAGTTCAGCGGTTCAATTTGTTGGAACAGCGACCACCGGTGTGGACCATGTTGATCGAGATTATTTGGAGGCAAAAGGGATTGGTTTCGCCGATTCTGCGGGGTGTAACACCCAGTCTGTGGTTGAATATGTTCTATCCGTTTTATTTCTCTTGAGTGAAAAATTTGAATTTGCCTTTCAAGATCAAACCGTTGGTATAATCGGATCGGGCCGAATTGGTGGAAAGCTTCGTTCCTGTTTAGAAGAAATCGGGGTTCAATGCGGGGCCTATGATCCCTGGTTGGAAGACCGAGGCGTTGAAGGTCTTTGTTCATTGGAGGAAGCGCTTTCGGCCGATGTGATTAGTTTACACCCTTCCCTCACCCAGCTAAAACCTCATCCTAGTTTTCATTTAATTAATCAAGCCCGTCTAAAACAAATGAAGACTGGGGCCATCCTAATTAATACCTCGCGCGGTCCTGTTGTGGATAACACCGCATTGATAAACCGCCTTCAGGAGACTTCTCTGGTTACGGTTTTGGATGTTTGGGAAAATGAACCTTTAATCACCCCTGAATTATTGGATCAAGTGGAAATCGCCACACCTCACATTGCGGGTTATAGTTTGGATGGAAAATTAAAAGGCACGGAAATGATTTATCAATCCGTTTGTAAATTTTTTAAATTAGAGCCAAAACATAGTTTGGGGGATTGGGTCCCGGCCGCGCCATTAAGAAAACTTGAATTTAACCCAACCACATCGGTTCAGGAAATCATTCAAACGGCCATTCGAAGTTGCTATAATATTTACCGTGATGATTGGGCATTGCGAAGAACAAAGAGGCTAGACGATTCCCCCCGAATAAAAGCCTTTGATAACTTAAGAAAGAATTATCCTGTTCGAAGGGAGTTTCATCACACCCAAATCGATTTAGGGGTTGCTGATCATCCAGCAAAGAAAGTTTTAAAGGTTTTGGGGTTTCAGTTATAA
- a CDS encoding hydantoinase/oxoprolinase family protein has protein sequence MIRIGIDTGGTFTDIIVLKGNKLTVHKIPSTPENPSQAILKGIKEIPKNSKQAIVFHGTTVATNALLERKGARVVLLTTINFEDILEIGRQNRPDLYNLWVQRSVPLVKSGLRVGVRERIAYNGKVIEPLTRLSIQRALTQIKKLKPQSLAICFLHSYANRIHEKKVEKEARKLSIPISISSHILPEYREVERFSTTVVNAYVSPIMNRYLDDLSKGLQREYVLRIMQSNGGFTNAKTASSEAVRTLLSGPAAGVVAAHTLGKKMGFPNLITFDMGGTSTDVSLCPGELPFTAEGEIAGCSVKTPFIRIHTIGAGGGSVAWVDQGGLLRVGPESAGADPGPICYNRGGKKITVTDAHLFLGRLDPVHFLGGNMELNRDEIQKPFNQMSRKLKISPQKLAEGIIQVANANMEKAIRVVSVEQGQDPKDFALCVFGGAGGLHGADLAKTLKIPMVFIPKNPGLFSALGLLLSDSIKEYAQAILGKEKQFSPSTLEAGMNRLIHKGTQEMNREGISTRQIHVFRFLDMRYKGQSHELTIPYSRHYYNSFHESHRKRYGHMEKNRAVEIVNIRIRLIGKFKKPIFKSLPEKPLRSLEKAKLKENKAIFSGKPWKTPFIDRNHLTPGTKFPGPAIIIEFTATTTVPPGFYCHVDRFENLILEQKL, from the coding sequence ATGATCAGAATCGGAATTGACACGGGAGGAACATTCACAGATATTATTGTTTTAAAAGGTAATAAATTAACCGTTCACAAAATTCCTTCTACACCCGAAAACCCCTCACAGGCCATTTTAAAAGGAATAAAAGAAATACCTAAAAATTCCAAACAAGCAATTGTTTTTCATGGGACAACGGTTGCCACAAATGCCCTATTGGAACGCAAAGGGGCCCGGGTAGTCCTGTTAACAACCATAAATTTCGAGGATATCCTTGAAATCGGCCGTCAAAACCGGCCTGACCTGTACAATTTATGGGTGCAACGTTCTGTTCCCTTGGTAAAATCAGGCCTCCGGGTTGGCGTAAGAGAACGAATCGCTTATAACGGCAAAGTAATTGAACCTCTGACCCGGTTATCTATCCAAAGAGCATTGACCCAAATTAAGAAATTAAAACCTCAATCTCTTGCCATCTGCTTTCTTCACTCCTATGCCAACAGGATCCATGAAAAAAAAGTTGAGAAAGAAGCCCGAAAATTATCCATACCCATTTCTATTTCATCCCATATTCTTCCGGAATACCGTGAGGTGGAGCGCTTCAGTACAACCGTGGTGAATGCCTATGTGTCACCCATCATGAACCGATACTTGGATGATTTGTCAAAGGGACTTCAAAGGGAATACGTCCTTCGCATTATGCAGTCCAACGGCGGTTTTACCAATGCAAAAACCGCCTCAAGTGAGGCTGTTCGAACACTGCTTTCGGGCCCTGCCGCTGGAGTCGTCGCTGCTCACACCCTTGGAAAAAAAATGGGTTTCCCCAACCTGATTACTTTCGATATGGGGGGAACTTCTACAGATGTCTCGCTTTGTCCAGGGGAACTCCCTTTTACCGCTGAAGGGGAAATTGCAGGGTGCTCCGTAAAAACACCCTTTATCCGTATTCATACCATTGGAGCAGGAGGAGGGTCCGTTGCCTGGGTGGATCAGGGAGGCCTTCTTCGAGTTGGCCCTGAAAGTGCCGGGGCAGATCCCGGACCGATTTGTTACAACCGCGGAGGGAAAAAAATCACGGTGACCGACGCCCATCTATTCCTTGGGAGGTTGGACCCGGTCCATTTTTTAGGCGGAAATATGGAACTAAATAGGGATGAAATTCAAAAACCTTTTAACCAAATGTCCCGAAAACTGAAGATTTCCCCACAAAAACTCGCCGAAGGGATCATCCAGGTAGCAAATGCAAACATGGAAAAAGCCATTCGGGTGGTCTCCGTCGAGCAAGGGCAGGACCCCAAAGATTTTGCTCTTTGTGTATTTGGAGGAGCAGGAGGACTCCACGGAGCGGATCTCGCAAAAACGCTAAAGATTCCCATGGTTTTCATTCCTAAAAACCCTGGACTGTTTTCAGCTTTGGGCTTACTCCTGTCCGATAGTATCAAAGAATACGCCCAAGCAATTTTGGGAAAAGAAAAACAATTTTCCCCATCGACCCTCGAAGCGGGTATGAACCGCCTCATTCATAAGGGAACACAGGAAATGAATCGGGAGGGTATCTCTACCCGTCAAATCCATGTTTTCCGGTTTTTAGACATGCGTTACAAAGGCCAATCCCACGAATTAACCATCCCCTACTCCCGTCACTATTACAATTCATTTCATGAATCACACCGTAAACGCTACGGACATATGGAAAAGAATCGGGCGGTAGAAATCGTTAATATCCGAATTCGCCTCATCGGAAAATTCAAAAAACCAATTTTTAAATCATTACCCGAAAAACCATTGCGGTCTCTTGAAAAGGCCAAACTCAAAGAAAATAAAGCCATCTTTTCAGGAAAACCATGGAAAACCCCTTTCATTGATCGGAATCATCTTACTCCCGGAACTAAATTTCCCGGACCAGCCATCATTATCGAATTTACCGCGACCACAACGGTTCCGCCGGGTTTTTATTGCCATGTGGATCGCTTTGAAAACCTTATTCTGGAGCAAAAATTATGA
- a CDS encoding hydantoinase B/oxoprolinase family protein translates to MRKDPIQLEIFKNRLTSISEEMGAVLCRSAYSANIKERKDASCAIFNARGEMIAQAAHIPVHLGSMPLSVLSAIEEQRFEEEDTVLLNDPYRGGTHLPDITVISPVFARKKNRPSFYVANRAHHSDVGGIQPGSMPASEEIFQEGLRIPPVKIVKKGVFQDDLLNLILSNVRTPEERTGDLQAQLAANRLGIQRLTEIIQNFGTRETQEQALVLLDYSEQMMRSVIHKIPDGQYHFFDFLEDDGITTQPIKIKATIRIRKSNAVIDFSGTDLQVKGCVNGPYAVTLSSVFYVFCCLAGFEIPINAGIMRPIKVFAPEGTIVNARPPAAVVGGNVELSQRIVDVLFGAFAKALPRSIPAASQGTMNNLTIGGFDPFHQKQFTYYETLAGGMGAPPTCDGLDAVHTHMTNTLNTPIEAIEHTFPFRVKKYRIRRGSGGKGRYQGGEGLIREIEFLSDAQVTVLSERRKLSPYGLAGGGKGKTGKNLLFQKGRKMNLPGKCSFKVNPGDVLSIHTPGGGGYGKPQKR, encoded by the coding sequence ATGAGGAAAGATCCCATTCAATTGGAAATCTTTAAAAACCGCCTCACTTCTATTTCAGAGGAGATGGGTGCGGTATTGTGCCGTTCCGCTTATTCGGCCAACATTAAGGAACGAAAGGATGCCTCATGCGCCATTTTTAATGCAAGGGGGGAGATGATTGCACAAGCCGCCCACATCCCTGTCCATCTGGGATCCATGCCGTTATCGGTGCTCTCTGCAATAGAGGAGCAGAGATTTGAAGAAGAAGACACGGTTTTATTAAATGATCCTTACCGGGGCGGGACCCACCTCCCGGACATTACCGTCATCTCCCCTGTCTTTGCCCGAAAAAAAAACCGACCCTCATTTTATGTTGCCAACCGGGCCCATCATTCCGATGTAGGGGGGATTCAACCCGGATCCATGCCTGCTTCTGAAGAAATCTTTCAGGAAGGGCTTCGCATTCCTCCGGTTAAAATTGTAAAAAAAGGTGTTTTCCAGGACGATCTGCTCAACCTGATCCTTTCCAATGTGAGAACCCCGGAAGAAAGGACGGGAGATCTACAAGCCCAACTGGCTGCAAACCGGTTGGGAATACAAAGGTTAACTGAAATCATCCAAAATTTTGGAACCAGGGAAACCCAAGAGCAAGCTCTGGTTTTATTGGATTATTCCGAACAAATGATGAGATCCGTCATCCATAAAATTCCAGATGGTCAATACCACTTTTTTGATTTCCTTGAGGATGATGGGATTACCACCCAACCGATCAAAATTAAAGCCACCATCCGGATTCGCAAATCCAATGCCGTGATCGACTTCAGTGGAACGGACTTGCAGGTCAAAGGATGTGTAAATGGCCCATATGCGGTGACCCTTTCCTCCGTATTCTATGTATTTTGTTGTTTGGCGGGTTTTGAAATCCCAATTAACGCGGGAATCATGCGTCCCATTAAAGTGTTCGCCCCAGAGGGAACCATCGTCAATGCCCGGCCCCCTGCAGCGGTGGTGGGAGGAAATGTCGAACTCTCTCAACGTATTGTCGATGTTCTCTTCGGGGCCTTTGCCAAAGCGCTACCCCGCTCGATTCCGGCAGCCAGTCAAGGAACCATGAACAATCTCACCATAGGGGGTTTCGACCCTTTTCACCAAAAACAGTTCACTTATTATGAAACACTGGCCGGAGGAATGGGAGCTCCTCCAACCTGCGATGGATTGGATGCGGTACACACCCATATGACCAACACCTTAAACACACCCATAGAAGCCATTGAACACACCTTTCCCTTCAGGGTAAAAAAATATAGAATTCGGCGCGGATCGGGAGGGAAAGGCCGCTATCAAGGGGGTGAAGGATTGATCCGGGAAATAGAATTTCTTTCGGATGCACAGGTCACCGTTCTTTCAGAGCGACGAAAACTTAGTCCTTATGGTCTTGCGGGTGGGGGGAAAGGAAAAACAGGGAAAAACCTCCTTTTTCAAAAAGGAAGAAAAATGAACCTTCCAGGGAAATGCTCCTTTAAAGTTAATCCAGGAGACGTTCTTTCCATCCACACACCCGGAGGTGGTGGATATGGAAAACCTCAGAAAAGGTAG